The following coding sequences lie in one Nitratireductor mangrovi genomic window:
- a CDS encoding xanthine dehydrogenase family protein molybdopterin-binding subunit: MLTHLTMPRLAMPDIKATRRGFLLGSAAVAGGLAIGFRPALAAGDEAAASNPFDAYLTISPDDRVTVISSQFDMGQGAYHGVATLVVEELGARWDQVDVTGGYGNIKQLGNLAMGGAAQMTGGSTSMVSSWDRYRMAGAAARMMLVAAAAAEWGVPEAEITVADGMLSHASGSKASFGALAAKAATMPAPADVKLKDAAEWTQIGNADLRRYDSAAKTNGTHSFTIDIKLPDMLTAVMIHPPKFGATVKSFDGTAAKALPGVVDVVQTPRGVAVVGEHMWAAIKGREAVTVEWDESGAETRGSDAILAEYREAAGKAPEATARKEGDSAAAMGSAAKVLEAQYEYPYLAHAALEPLNAVARINADGTVEVWGGHQMPDLNQFVASKVAGTTPDKVTLHVMKTGGGFGRRAVADADIIVDAVGTAAALGGNRPVKVQWTRDNDMKGGRYRPAYVHAMKAGLDADGKIVAWEQHIVGQSIFKGTPMEGMIQNGVDPLSVEGAANLHYAFPNQTIGLTSPDVGVPVLWWRSVASTHTAFSVETFLDELAEAAGADPVEYRLELLREAPRHAGVIRLAAEKAGWSTPPPEGRVRGFAFAESFSTYVAQVVELTADGGGIKVHKVVCAVDCGVAINPDNVRAQIEGGIGFGLGSILDEELTLSGGEVDQANYDTYTPLRIDAMPEIEVHIVPSTERPTGVGEPGVPPIGPAVANAIYAATKKRVRMLPVSKAMSS, encoded by the coding sequence ATGTTGACACATCTCACCATGCCGCGTTTGGCAATGCCCGATATCAAGGCGACGCGCCGCGGCTTCCTGCTTGGATCGGCCGCTGTCGCTGGTGGCCTCGCGATCGGTTTTCGGCCGGCCTTGGCGGCCGGCGATGAAGCAGCCGCAAGCAACCCCTTCGACGCCTATCTGACGATTTCGCCTGATGACCGGGTGACGGTCATCTCCTCGCAATTCGACATGGGCCAGGGCGCCTACCACGGTGTTGCAACGCTGGTCGTCGAGGAACTCGGCGCCCGGTGGGACCAGGTCGACGTCACCGGTGGCTACGGCAACATCAAGCAACTGGGCAACCTCGCCATGGGCGGCGCAGCGCAGATGACAGGCGGCTCCACCTCGATGGTCTCCTCATGGGATCGCTACCGCATGGCCGGCGCCGCGGCGCGGATGATGCTGGTGGCAGCGGCCGCCGCCGAATGGGGCGTACCGGAGGCCGAGATCACCGTCGCCGACGGCATGCTGAGCCACGCCAGCGGAAGCAAGGCGAGTTTCGGCGCGCTGGCGGCAAAGGCGGCCACGATGCCGGCGCCCGCCGACGTCAAGCTCAAGGACGCCGCGGAGTGGACCCAGATCGGCAATGCCGACCTGCGCCGCTATGACAGCGCGGCCAAGACCAACGGCACGCATTCCTTCACCATCGACATCAAGCTGCCTGACATGCTGACGGCGGTGATGATCCACCCGCCGAAGTTCGGCGCGACGGTGAAATCGTTCGATGGAACGGCGGCCAAGGCCCTGCCCGGGGTCGTCGACGTCGTGCAGACCCCTCGCGGCGTGGCCGTCGTTGGTGAACATATGTGGGCCGCGATCAAGGGGCGCGAAGCGGTTACGGTCGAGTGGGACGAGAGCGGCGCCGAAACGCGTGGTTCGGACGCGATTCTCGCCGAATATCGCGAAGCGGCCGGCAAGGCGCCCGAAGCAACCGCACGCAAGGAAGGCGACAGCGCCGCGGCCATGGGCTCCGCCGCGAAGGTGCTCGAGGCGCAGTATGAGTATCCCTATCTCGCACATGCCGCGCTTGAGCCGCTCAACGCGGTCGCCCGCATCAACGCCGACGGCACGGTCGAGGTATGGGGTGGTCACCAGATGCCGGACCTCAACCAGTTCGTCGCCTCCAAGGTCGCCGGCACGACACCCGACAAGGTGACACTGCACGTCATGAAGACGGGCGGCGGCTTCGGGCGGCGCGCGGTGGCTGACGCCGACATCATCGTCGACGCCGTCGGAACGGCGGCGGCACTTGGCGGCAACCGTCCCGTCAAGGTGCAATGGACTCGCGACAACGACATGAAGGGCGGCCGTTACCGTCCCGCCTATGTCCATGCCATGAAGGCCGGCCTTGATGCCGACGGCAAGATCGTCGCCTGGGAACAGCACATCGTCGGCCAGTCGATCTTCAAGGGCACACCGATGGAGGGCATGATCCAGAACGGTGTCGATCCGCTCTCGGTCGAAGGGGCAGCCAATCTGCACTACGCCTTCCCCAATCAGACGATCGGGCTGACGTCTCCCGATGTCGGCGTGCCGGTGTTGTGGTGGCGCTCGGTGGCATCGACCCACACGGCTTTCTCGGTCGAGACCTTCCTCGACGAGTTGGCCGAAGCAGCGGGTGCCGATCCGGTCGAATACCGGCTTGAACTGCTCAGGGAGGCCCCCCGCCATGCAGGGGTCATCAGGCTGGCCGCAGAGAAAGCCGGCTGGAGTACGCCGCCACCGGAAGGGCGCGTGCGGGGCTTCGCCTTCGCGGAAAGCTTCAGCACCTACGTGGCACAGGTGGTTGAACTCACCGCCGACGGCGGCGGGATCAAGGTCCACAAGGTGGTGTGCGCGGTCGATTGCGGTGTCGCCATCAACCCGGACAATGTCCGCGCCCAGATCGAGGGCGGTATCGGCTTCGGCCTCGGCTCGATCCTCGACGAGGAACTGACGTTGAGCGGTGGCGAGGTCGACCAGGCCAACTACGACACCTACACCCCGCTCAGGATCGACGCGATGCCGGAGATCGAGGTACACATCGTGCCATCCACCGAGCGCCCGACCGGCGTTGGCGAACCGGGCGTGCCGCCGATCGGCCCGGCCGTGGCCAACGCGATCTATGCCGCGACGAAAAAGCGCGTGCGGATGCTACCGGTCTCCAAGGCAATGAGTTCGTAG